DNA from Metabacillus flavus:
GTGAAGTAATGGCGATCGGGAGAACATTCGAAGAATCGCTGCTGAAGGCCGTCCGTTCACTCGAAGCAGATGTCCATCATCTTGAATTGAAGAGTGCAGCAGAGCTTGACGACCTTCATATCGAAAAAAGAATCCGCAAAGCGGGAGATGAGCGTCTTTTTTATCTCGCCGAAGCACTGCGGAGGGGAGTTTCAGCAGAAACACTGCACGAGTGGAGCAGGATTGATTTATTTTTCCTTAATAAGCTAACCGGAATTATTGCTCTCGAAAAGCATATAGCGAACCACCCATATGATTTAGAGATTCTTTACGAAGCCAAAGCAAATGGCTTCTCTGATCTGGCGATAGCAAATTTATGGTCATCCGATGAAAGAGAAATCTATGAGCTCAGAAAACAATCGGGACTTCTCCCTGTTTATAAAATGGTGGACACGTGTGCAGCGGAATTTGAATCGTCCACACCGTATTTCTACGGTACGTATGAAGATGAAAATGAGTCAGCTGTTACATCGAAGGAGAGCGTTCTTGTTCTTGGCTCCGGTCCGATCCGCATCGGTCAGGGAGTAGAGTTTGATTATGCGACAGTTCACTCCGTATGGGCGATAAAAGAGGCTGGGTATGAGGCAATTATTATTAACAATAATCCAGAGACAGTTTCAACAGATTTCAGCATCTCAGATAAGCTTTACTTCGAGCCGCTCACTGCAGAAGATGTCATGCATGTAATTGAACTTGAAAAACCAATCGGCGTGGTCGTGCAGTTTGGCGGCCAGACTGCCATTAATCTCGCGGATGAGCTATCTGCCCGCGGTGTTGAAATTCTTGGAACCTCATTGGAAGACCTGGATCGGGCGGAAAACCGGGACAAGTTTGAGCAAACAATCAATACACTTGGGATTCCTCAGCCCCTTGGAAAAACAGCTGTATCGGCAAGTGAAGCAGCGGTTATTGCGCATGACATTGGCTACCCCGTTCTTGTCCGGCCTTCCTATGTATTAGGGGGACGAGCGATGGAAATTGTCTATCGGGAGGAAGAATTGCTTCATTACATGGAGAATGCGGTGAAAGTAAATCCAGCTCATCCCGTCCTGATTGATAAATACTTAACGGGCAAGGAAATTGAAGTGGATGCGATCTCTGACGGGGAGACGATTGTGATACCGGGGATTATGGAGCATATTGAAAGAGCCGGTGTCCATTCCGGAGACTCGATTGCGGTATATCCGCCTCAAACCCTTTCGGATGACTGCAAAACCAAAATCATTGAGCATACGATCGCTCTCGCGAAAGGACTGAATATCTCCGGACTCCTGAATATCCAGTTTGTTATTTATAAAGATGATGTGTTCGTCCTGGAAGTAAACCCAAGGTCAAGCAGGACGGTCCCGTTTTTAAGCAAAATTACCGGTGTTCCAATGGCGAACCTTGCAACGAAGGTGGTTTTGGGGCACAAGCTAAAAGACATGGGGTATGAAACCGGCTTGATAGAAGAGAAGGCTGGTGTATATGTAAAAGTTCCTGTATTCTCTTTTGCGAAACTAAGGATGGTCGACATTACCCTGGGACCTGAAATGAAATCCACTGGGGAAGTAATGGGCAAAGATGTCACCCTTGAAAAGGCTTTGTATAAGGGTTTGGTTGCATCCGGGATTCAAATTCATAAATATGGATCTGTTCTTCTGACCGTAGCGGATAAAGACAAAACGGAAGGGCTGGAAATCGCAAGACGCTTTAACCGAATCGGCTACCAGATCCTCGCGACAAGCGGCACAGCTGAATACCTGAGGGAAGCGGGCATCCCTTCAAAAATAGTCAATAAAATCAGTGAGCAGCCCAATCTTCTGGATGTGATCCGGAACGGAGAAGCCCAATTTGTCATCAACACGTTGACAAGAGGAAAACAGCCGGCAAGAGACGGTTTCAAAATCCGCCGTGAATCCGTTGAAAATGGTGTACCATGCCTGACATCACTTGATACAGCTAAAGCGATATTAAGGGTTCTAGAATCGATGAGTTTTTCGACTGAAGCCATGCAGGAGCTGAATCCCAGACGGGAGGCTGTTCATTCATGATCGGAAAAGAAGACATGCAGATTGTCTCGCATAAAGAAATTGCAAAGGATATTTTCGAACTTGTCTTGCAGGGAGAATTGACCCGGCAAATGACGAAGCCCGGCCAGTTTGTCCATGTAAAAGTATCGGAAACATTTGTCCCGCTGCTTAGAAGACCGATCAGCATTGCCAGAATCAGCCGGGAGGACAGGACATTTACCATCATCTACAGAAAAAGCGGGGAAGGCACGGCACTTCTTTCTTCCAAAAAACCTGGAGAAAAGGCAGACATAATCGGTCCGCTCGGAAACGGGTTTCCTATTGACAGTTCTTTAAAAGGGAAAAAGGTTTTGCTTACAGGAGGCGGCATCGGCGTTCCTCCCCTTTATGAACTTTCGCGCCAGCTGAAAGCCATAGGAGCGGTGCCTGTCCATGTATTGGGCTTTGAAAACATAGAGGCGTCCTTCTATAAAGAAGAGTTTGCCAGACTTGGAGATACCTATTTTTCCACAACGGATGGCAGCTTGGGAGTGAAAGGATTCGTAACAGATGCCATCAGCTATCATGAAATTGAGTTTGACAGTTTATACGCCTGCGGCCCGACTCCAATGCTAAAGGCGCTTGAAACCAGGTATACCGAAAGGGAAGTATACCTTTCCCTTGAAGAGAGAATGGGCTGCGGGATAGGAGCTTGCTTTGCCTGTGTGTGCCACATTCCAAATGATCCAGCCGGCTACAAAAAAGTATGCAGCGACGGGCCGGTATTCAGAGCGGGCGAGGTGGTGCTTTCATGCTGAACATAACACTTCCGGGATTAACGCTGAAAAATCCGGTCATGCCTGCTTCCGGATGCTTCGGATTCGGTAAGGAGTTCTCCAATCTATATGACTTGAACAAGCTCGGTGCCATTATGATAAAAGCAGCTACACCTGAAGCAAGATTCGGCAACGAAACACCGCGTGTGGCGGAGACGCCCGGCGGGATGCTGAACGCGATCGGACTTCAAAATCCTGGACTATCGGGAGTGATCCAAACCGAGCTGCCAAGGCTTGAATCCTTTGATGTACCGATCATTGCCAATGTAGCAGGATCAAGCATTGAGGATTATATGGAAGTAGCGGAAAGAATCAGCCAGGCACCAAATGTAGCGGCACTGGAATTGAATATTTCCTGTCCGAATGTAAAAACAGGGGGCATAGCATTCGGTACGGATCCTAAAATGGCAGCTGACTTGACCGAGGCAGTAAAACGTGTTTCCAGCGTGCCTGTGTATGTCAAGCTTTCTCCGAATGTTACGAGTATTTCTGAGATTGCGATCGCAGTGGAACAGGCTGGAGCAGACGGGTTAACAATGATTAACACTCTTCTTGGAATGCGGCTTGACCTGAAAACCGGAAGACCCGTTTTAGCTAATAAAACGGGGGGGCTTTCAGGTCCTGCTATCAAGCCGGTGGCAATCCGGATGATTCATGAGGTCAGCCGTGCTGTATCCATCCCAATCATCGGAATGGGCGGCATCCAGTCAGCAGAGGATGTATTAGAGTTTTTATATGCCGGTGCAAGTGCGGTTGCTGTTGGAACGGCGAACTTTGTCAATCCGTTTATCTGTTCAGAAATCATTGATGAACTTCCTGAAATGCTGAGCAAATATGGTTTCAGCCATGTTCGGGAGTGTATAGGAAGGAGTCATGAGGATGCACCGAAACCCGATTATCATCGCGCTTGATTTTGAAAATAAAGGAGAAGCCGCCCGCTTTTTGAAGGGAATGGGCAGTGAAAAGCTGTATGTGAAAACCGGAATGGAGCTTTTTTACAAGGAAGGTCCAGCTGTGATTGAATGGCTGAAGGAGGAAGGTCATCAAGTCTTTTTGGATTTAAAGCTTCATGATATTCCGAATACCGTAAAGAGAGCAATGAAGGTACTTGCCTCGCTTCAGCCGGACATGATCAATGTCCACGCAGCAGGAGGACGCGCAATGATGGAGGCGGCGATGGAAGGCTTGATCTCAGGGACTCCTGCAGGACAGAAGCGGCCGCATTTAATCGGGGTTACTCAGCTTACCAGTACGTCGCAAAAGGTATTGAATGAGGAGCTCCTCATTGAGAAGGAAATGAACGAGGCAGTGCATCATTATGCAGCAAATGCTAAGCAATCCGGACTGGATGGTATTGTATGCAGCGTATGGGAATCCAAACAGGTCAAGAAGGCATTTGGCCCGGATTTTATGACTGTTACGCCTGGGATCCGGCTGGCAGGCGATGCGGCTCTGGATCAGTCAAGAGTCGCAACACCAGAAATGGCGCGCAGTGAAAAATCTACCTATTTTGTTGCCGGAAGAAGCATTACTCAAAAAG
Protein-coding regions in this window:
- the carB gene encoding carbamoyl-phosphate synthase large subunit, yielding MPKRVDIKKILVIGSGPIVIGQAAEFDYAGTQACIALKEEGYEVVLVNSNPATIMTDTEIADQVYIEPLTAEFVSNIIRKERPDALVPTLGGQTGLNLAVELAESGVLEECGVEILGTSLEAIQKAEDRDLFRRLMNELNEPVPDSEIVHTVDEAFAFAEVIGYPIIVRPAFTLGGTGGGICSNDEELAEIVAYGLKASPVTQCLLEKSIAGFKEIEYEVMRDSGDHAIVVCNMENFDPVGIHTGDSIVVAPSQTLSDREYQLLRNVSLKIIRALGIEGGCNVQLALDPDSFQYYIIEVNPRVSRSSALASKATGYPIAKLAAKIAVGLTLDEMMNPVTGKTYACFEPALDYIVTKIPRWPFDKFESANRWLGTQMKATGEVMAIGRTFEESLLKAVRSLEADVHHLELKSAAELDDLHIEKRIRKAGDERLFYLAEALRRGVSAETLHEWSRIDLFFLNKLTGIIALEKHIANHPYDLEILYEAKANGFSDLAIANLWSSDEREIYELRKQSGLLPVYKMVDTCAAEFESSTPYFYGTYEDENESAVTSKESVLVLGSGPIRIGQGVEFDYATVHSVWAIKEAGYEAIIINNNPETVSTDFSISDKLYFEPLTAEDVMHVIELEKPIGVVVQFGGQTAINLADELSARGVEILGTSLEDLDRAENRDKFEQTINTLGIPQPLGKTAVSASEAAVIAHDIGYPVLVRPSYVLGGRAMEIVYREEELLHYMENAVKVNPAHPVLIDKYLTGKEIEVDAISDGETIVIPGIMEHIERAGVHSGDSIAVYPPQTLSDDCKTKIIEHTIALAKGLNISGLLNIQFVIYKDDVFVLEVNPRSSRTVPFLSKITGVPMANLATKVVLGHKLKDMGYETGLIEEKAGVYVKVPVFSFAKLRMVDITLGPEMKSTGEVMGKDVTLEKALYKGLVASGIQIHKYGSVLLTVADKDKTEGLEIARRFNRIGYQILATSGTAEYLREAGIPSKIVNKISEQPNLLDVIRNGEAQFVINTLTRGKQPARDGFKIRRESVENGVPCLTSLDTAKAILRVLESMSFSTEAMQELNPRREAVHS
- a CDS encoding dihydroorotate dehydrogenase electron transfer subunit, which translates into the protein MIGKEDMQIVSHKEIAKDIFELVLQGELTRQMTKPGQFVHVKVSETFVPLLRRPISIARISREDRTFTIIYRKSGEGTALLSSKKPGEKADIIGPLGNGFPIDSSLKGKKVLLTGGGIGVPPLYELSRQLKAIGAVPVHVLGFENIEASFYKEEFARLGDTYFSTTDGSLGVKGFVTDAISYHEIEFDSLYACGPTPMLKALETRYTEREVYLSLEERMGCGIGACFACVCHIPNDPAGYKKVCSDGPVFRAGEVVLSC
- a CDS encoding dihydroorotate dehydrogenase: MLNITLPGLTLKNPVMPASGCFGFGKEFSNLYDLNKLGAIMIKAATPEARFGNETPRVAETPGGMLNAIGLQNPGLSGVIQTELPRLESFDVPIIANVAGSSIEDYMEVAERISQAPNVAALELNISCPNVKTGGIAFGTDPKMAADLTEAVKRVSSVPVYVKLSPNVTSISEIAIAVEQAGADGLTMINTLLGMRLDLKTGRPVLANKTGGLSGPAIKPVAIRMIHEVSRAVSIPIIGMGGIQSAEDVLEFLYAGASAVAVGTANFVNPFICSEIIDELPEMLSKYGFSHVRECIGRSHEDAPKPDYHRA
- the pyrF gene encoding orotidine-5'-phosphate decarboxylase — protein: MHRNPIIIALDFENKGEAARFLKGMGSEKLYVKTGMELFYKEGPAVIEWLKEEGHQVFLDLKLHDIPNTVKRAMKVLASLQPDMINVHAAGGRAMMEAAMEGLISGTPAGQKRPHLIGVTQLTSTSQKVLNEELLIEKEMNEAVHHYAANAKQSGLDGIVCSVWESKQVKKAFGPDFMTVTPGIRLAGDAALDQSRVATPEMARSEKSTYFVAGRSITQKEHPLNAYKKMQMDWEGVKI